The Antarcticibacterium sp. 1MA-6-2 genome has a window encoding:
- a CDS encoding NUDIX domain-containing protein: MVILQKPVLSLLENDTPKDCVIKEAREETGYNISNPVKIFEAYMSPGSVTEIMHFFVAEYSNDMKVDEGGGLEEEQEEIEVIEMPFKKAWEMVRTGELKDAKTIMLLQHLKLENIMA, encoded by the coding sequence ATGGTTATCTTACAGAAGCCTGTGCTTAGTCTTTTAGAAAATGATACTCCCAAGGATTGTGTAATTAAAGAAGCGAGGGAGGAAACAGGTTATAATATCTCAAATCCTGTGAAAATTTTTGAAGCCTATATGTCACCAGGCTCTGTTACAGAAATTATGCACTTTTTTGTTGCTGAATATTCCAATGATATGAAGGTAGATGAAGGTGGAGGGCTTGAAGAAGAACAGGAAGAAATAGAAGTTATAGAAATGCCTTTTAAAAAAGCCTGGGAAATGGTGAGAACCGGGGAATTAAAAGATGCCAAAACTATAATGCTTCTTCAACATTTAAAGCTGGAAAATATAATGGCCTAG
- a CDS encoding VOC family protein, which produces MKKFQKTVITMTAIFFSLVTSAQNFHFNKDHDALQVKNLERSANFYKDILKLKEIENGGLGSHIRWFQLNNSVQIHLIESEERTQKKKGIHMAFNTDKLEEFMDFLKSKNVHFENWPGEKNTTNDRPDGVKQIYFQDPDGYWIEVNDGKL; this is translated from the coding sequence ATGAAAAAATTTCAAAAAACTGTAATAACCATGACCGCAATATTTTTCTCATTAGTTACCTCTGCTCAAAATTTTCACTTTAACAAGGATCACGATGCGTTACAGGTGAAAAATTTAGAAAGATCAGCAAATTTTTATAAAGATATATTGAAGTTGAAGGAAATTGAAAACGGAGGATTGGGAAGCCATATTCGGTGGTTCCAACTCAATAATTCTGTTCAAATTCACCTTATTGAAAGTGAAGAAAGAACTCAAAAGAAAAAAGGGATCCACATGGCTTTTAATACTGATAAGCTCGAGGAATTCATGGATTTTTTAAAATCTAAAAATGTGCATTTTGAGAATTGGCCTGGTGAAAAAAATACTACTAATGACAGGCCGGATGGTGTTAAACAAATCTACTTTCAGGATCCCGACGGTTACTGGATTGAAGTGAACGACGGGAAATTATAA
- a CDS encoding 2'-5' RNA ligase family protein: MKLKGFGSFPPKVIFVKIEHKAALINLHNALQQYFSSIFQFSKDEKSYNPHLTIATRDLSPGNFTSAWEHFQNKEYQGSFQTDSISLLIHDGKNWNKIEDFELKEV, from the coding sequence CTGAAACTTAAAGGCTTCGGCAGTTTTCCTCCCAAAGTAATTTTTGTTAAGATAGAACATAAAGCGGCACTTATAAATTTACACAACGCTTTACAACAATATTTCTCCTCTATTTTTCAGTTTTCTAAGGATGAGAAAAGTTATAATCCTCACCTTACAATAGCAACCAGAGATTTAAGTCCCGGCAATTTTACTTCAGCCTGGGAACATTTTCAGAATAAAGAATACCAGGGGTCTTTTCAAACTGATTCTATTTCTCTTCTAATACACGATGGAAAAAATTGGAATAAAATTGAGGATTTTGAACTTAAAGAAGTTTAG
- a CDS encoding 2'-5' RNA ligase family protein, which produces MKLYFIAILPPEDIRRQIKDFKMEIALKYGAKHALKLPAHITLKSPFKILELQEKNLIDNL; this is translated from the coding sequence TTGAAATTGTATTTTATCGCCATTTTACCTCCTGAAGACATTAGGAGACAGATAAAAGATTTCAAGATGGAAATTGCCCTGAAATATGGTGCAAAACATGCTTTAAAACTTCCCGCACATATTACTTTGAAAAGTCCATTTAAAATACTGGAACTTCAGGAAAAGAACCTTATAGATAACCTATAA
- a CDS encoding NIPSNAP family protein — protein MPQMKPSTLTSAREKRIYELRSYQAPTEAYLQNKIEMFNEGGEIKLFDELGFNAVFYGEVIVSPHMPNLMYLTTFEDQESRDLHWKNFGDSPVWHKMSALEKYKDNVSHIDINFLYPTEYSDY, from the coding sequence ATGCCACAAATGAAACCGTCTACTTTAACTTCAGCCAGAGAAAAAAGGATCTATGAGTTAAGGAGCTACCAGGCTCCAACTGAGGCTTACCTTCAAAACAAGATAGAAATGTTTAATGAAGGAGGTGAAATTAAACTTTTTGATGAACTTGGTTTTAATGCAGTCTTTTACGGGGAAGTTATAGTAAGCCCACATATGCCAAATCTAATGTACCTCACTACTTTTGAAGATCAGGAAAGCCGTGACCTGCACTGGAAAAATTTTGGAGACTCTCCTGTATGGCACAAGATGAGCGCATTGGAAAAATACAAGGATAATGTTTCTCATATAGATATCAATTTTCTTTATCCTACAGAATATTCTGATTACTAA
- a CDS encoding MFS transporter, producing MHLVLTGIAGRWPAHKILMLLMVWFTIFNTLSAFAYSYNTLLAVRFLSGLPHGAFFGIGAVVAGKLAKPGKSAQAIAMMFTGLTLANVLGVPLGTYLGQHYYWGVSFLAVGVVGVLAVLGIKFWMPELPKSSNNGFRKDVKVLKRGELWMVFFLTTIGTGGFFAWYSYIAPLITNVAGHPESIVSYVMVLAGIGMVVGNFIGAKLAEKFSPINAVVITLIVMVILLVSNTLFAADKIAVLVLTFLISTFSFCLSTPIQMAMITTAKGSEMLGSSLNQSAFNVGNASGAYFAKPSNCNGLWDCFFHTCRCSNGRDRSSNCFCHYNYAQEKITG from the coding sequence GTGCACTTAGTGCTTACCGGGATTGCTGGAAGGTGGCCTGCACATAAGATCCTTATGCTTCTCATGGTGTGGTTCACAATTTTTAATACCTTATCTGCATTTGCATACAGTTATAATACACTACTGGCAGTAAGGTTTTTATCGGGCTTACCTCATGGTGCGTTCTTTGGAATAGGTGCTGTAGTTGCAGGGAAACTTGCAAAACCTGGAAAATCTGCTCAGGCCATCGCTATGATGTTTACTGGACTTACTCTCGCCAATGTTCTTGGTGTACCTTTGGGAACATATCTGGGACAACATTACTATTGGGGTGTTTCTTTCTTGGCAGTGGGAGTTGTAGGTGTTTTGGCGGTACTGGGAATAAAATTCTGGATGCCTGAACTGCCTAAATCATCTAATAATGGTTTCAGAAAAGATGTGAAAGTCCTGAAAAGAGGAGAGTTATGGATGGTTTTCTTCCTTACAACTATTGGTACGGGAGGTTTCTTTGCGTGGTACAGCTATATAGCTCCTTTAATAACAAACGTGGCAGGCCATCCTGAAAGTATAGTAAGTTATGTGATGGTCCTCGCGGGAATTGGAATGGTTGTAGGTAACTTTATAGGAGCAAAACTGGCTGAAAAATTTTCACCAATAAATGCAGTAGTTATTACTTTAATTGTAATGGTTATTCTTCTTGTAAGTAATACCCTCTTTGCTGCCGACAAAATTGCTGTACTTGTCCTCACATTCTTAATAAGTACTTTTTCATTCTGCCTTTCCACGCCTATTCAAATGGCTATGATCACCACGGCAAAAGGATCTGAAATGTTAGGATCTTCTCTTAATCAAAGTGCCTTTAACGTGGGAAATGCATCTGGTGCTTATTTTGCTAAGCCTTCCAATTGCAATGGGTTATGGGATTGCTTCTTCCACACTTGTAGGTGCAGTAATGGCCGGGATAGGAGTTCTAATTGCTTTTGCCATTATAATTATGCGCAGGAAAAAATTACAGGCTGA
- a CDS encoding phosphoadenylyl-sulfate reductase: MQSAPAKRKLSTQEIEKLNAKYKALSIEKRVQELYSDFDVEEVMLTSSFAATSAILLKIFSDINKDQPVFFIDTGYHFEDTLTYKAQLTDSYGLNVKSISALKKEHHFTLQDKTWEKNPDYCCYINKVKPLDLIKQNYTLWVSGLMEWQSDHRASLNIFEERGEILKFYPLLDVNQEERDNFIKEHELPFHPLIAKGYSSIGCSHCTAPGEDRSGRWNNNPKTECGLHL, from the coding sequence ATGCAGTCTGCACCAGCAAAAAGAAAATTGTCTACTCAGGAAATTGAGAAACTTAATGCTAAATATAAAGCTTTAAGTATAGAAAAACGGGTGCAGGAACTTTACAGCGATTTTGATGTTGAAGAGGTCATGCTTACCAGCTCCTTTGCAGCAACTTCAGCAATTCTTTTGAAAATTTTTTCTGACATAAATAAAGATCAGCCTGTATTTTTTATTGATACGGGATATCACTTTGAGGACACTCTTACTTATAAGGCACAACTCACGGACTCCTATGGTCTTAATGTAAAATCAATAAGTGCCCTTAAAAAGGAGCATCATTTTACTTTACAGGATAAAACCTGGGAAAAGAACCCCGACTACTGCTGCTATATAAATAAGGTAAAACCTTTAGATCTAATTAAACAAAATTATACCTTGTGGGTATCGGGATTAATGGAATGGCAAAGTGATCATAGAGCCAGTCTAAATATTTTTGAAGAACGCGGGGAAATATTAAAATTTTATCCACTTCTTGACGTGAACCAGGAAGAAAGGGATAATTTTATTAAGGAACACGAATTGCCTTTTCATCCCTTAATTGCAAAAGGATACAGTTCCATAGGTTGTAGCCATTGTACTGCACCAGGTGAAGATCGTAGTGGGAGATGGAATAATAATCCCAAGACCGAGTGTGGTTTGCATTTATAA
- a CDS encoding DUF1456 family protein, whose protein sequence is MALSNNDIFKKLRVALKLRDEDIVNICALVDFKVTKSELGAIFRAEDHPKYMECGDQFLRNFLNGLVIHMRGPMPPRKKES, encoded by the coding sequence ATGGCATTATCTAATAACGATATATTTAAAAAGTTAAGAGTAGCTCTAAAACTGCGAGATGAAGACATCGTAAACATTTGTGCTCTTGTTGATTTTAAGGTAACCAAAAGTGAATTGGGAGCAATTTTTAGAGCCGAAGATCATCCTAAATATATGGAATGTGGAGATCAATTTCTCCGCAATTTCTTAAATGGTCTTGTTATTCATATGAGAGGCCCCATGCCTCCAAGGAAAAAAGAAAGCTAA
- a CDS encoding TIM barrel protein, translated as MSSNYNRREVLKSLTLGSGALSLGAGMFSSFSTMSMFENSPSENKANINHSVCRWCFNDIPLDEFSSACAKMGIKAIDLLKPSEWETLKKHGLECSMGTEEFAIIEHGFNDPSNHKQLQKNYKGFIDKASKAGVKNIICFSGNRRGMDDNTGIENCAKGLKPLVDYAAERNVTMVMELLNSKVNHPDYQCDHTAWGAALSDKMGKPENFKLLYDIYHMQIMEGDVIATIRKYKDYINHFHTAGVPGRHEINESQELFYPAIMRAIVET; from the coding sequence ATGAGCAGTAACTACAACAGAAGAGAAGTCCTGAAAAGTCTGACGCTTGGATCAGGAGCCCTGAGCTTGGGGGCAGGAATGTTCTCTTCCTTTTCAACCATGTCCATGTTCGAAAATTCTCCTTCAGAAAATAAGGCAAATATTAATCATTCTGTTTGTCGCTGGTGTTTTAATGATATCCCGCTGGACGAATTTTCTTCGGCATGCGCAAAAATGGGAATTAAGGCTATTGATCTTTTAAAACCTTCAGAATGGGAAACCCTTAAAAAGCATGGGCTTGAATGTTCAATGGGTACTGAAGAATTTGCCATTATAGAACACGGTTTTAACGATCCCTCTAATCATAAACAGCTTCAGAAAAATTACAAAGGTTTTATTGATAAAGCTTCAAAGGCGGGAGTAAAGAACATAATTTGTTTTTCGGGAAATCGCCGGGGGATGGACGATAATACAGGAATAGAAAATTGTGCAAAAGGACTAAAACCTCTTGTTGATTATGCTGCGGAAAGAAATGTTACTATGGTAATGGAACTTCTGAACAGCAAAGTAAATCACCCCGATTACCAATGTGATCATACAGCATGGGGTGCGGCTCTTTCAGATAAAATGGGCAAACCGGAAAATTTTAAGTTGCTTTACGACATCTATCACATGCAGATCATGGAAGGTGATGTTATAGCGACAATTCGAAAATACAAAGACTATATAAACCATTTCCATACTGCGGGTGTTCCCGGGAGACATGAAATAAATGAAAGCCAGGAATTATTTTACCCGGCAATAATGAGAGCAATCGTTGAAACCTAG
- the gap gene encoding type I glyceraldehyde-3-phosphate dehydrogenase, translating to MSTKIGINGFGRIGRIAFRIAAEKENLEVVAVNDLLDVEHLAYLLKYDSIHGQFKGTVDVKDGNLVVNGKTIRVTYERNPEDLKWGDVGADIVLDCTGIFTDMPGGQKHITAGAKKVVISAPSKDVPMFVMGVNHKEVKADQKIVSNASCTTNCLAPLAKIVDDEFGLVEGLMTTIHATTATQLTVDGPSKKDWRGGRSALMNIIPSSTGAAKAVGKVIPSLDGKLTGMAFRVPTADVSVVDLTVRTEKSVSYDQIKAAFKKASEGEYKGIVSYTEEMVVSQDFVSNAYTCNFDAEAGIALNDNFFKLVAWYDNEYGYSAKLLELAAHVASV from the coding sequence ATGAGTACAAAAATTGGAATTAACGGTTTTGGCCGTATTGGAAGAATAGCCTTTAGAATTGCAGCTGAGAAGGAAAATTTAGAAGTTGTGGCAGTAAATGACCTACTGGATGTAGAGCATTTAGCCTATCTTTTAAAATACGATTCTATTCACGGCCAGTTCAAAGGGACAGTTGATGTAAAAGATGGAAATCTTGTAGTTAACGGCAAAACAATTAGAGTTACTTATGAGCGTAATCCTGAAGATCTTAAGTGGGGTGACGTAGGTGCCGATATCGTTCTGGACTGTACAGGAATATTTACTGACATGCCAGGAGGACAAAAGCATATTACTGCTGGTGCAAAAAAAGTAGTAATTTCTGCTCCTTCCAAGGATGTACCTATGTTTGTAATGGGTGTAAACCATAAAGAGGTAAAAGCAGATCAAAAAATTGTATCCAATGCTTCATGTACCACAAACTGTCTTGCGCCTTTGGCGAAAATCGTTGATGATGAATTTGGACTTGTAGAAGGTTTAATGACTACTATTCATGCAACGACAGCTACACAATTAACAGTAGATGGACCTTCCAAAAAAGACTGGAGAGGTGGTAGAAGTGCATTAATGAATATTATACCATCATCAACAGGAGCTGCTAAAGCTGTAGGTAAAGTAATTCCTTCTCTAGACGGCAAACTTACTGGGATGGCCTTTAGAGTGCCAACTGCCGATGTTTCTGTAGTAGATTTAACTGTGCGTACAGAAAAATCTGTATCTTATGATCAAATTAAGGCAGCCTTTAAGAAAGCTTCTGAAGGAGAATATAAAGGAATAGTTTCTTATACTGAAGAAATGGTTGTTTCTCAGGACTTCGTTTCTAATGCCTATACCTGTAATTTTGATGCTGAAGCTGGAATTGCTCTTAACGACAATTTCTTTAAGCTTGTAGCCTGGTATGATAATGAGTACGGTTATTCTGCAAAATTGCTTGAACTTGCTGCACACGTTGCAAGTGTATAA
- a CDS encoding YifB family Mg chelatase-like AAA ATPase, translated as MLVKVYGSAVFGVEATTITVEVNVATGIGYNLVGLPDNAIKESSYRIAAALQNNTYKFPGKKITINMAPADLRKEGSAYDLTIALGILAASGQIKGDTISEYIIMGELSLDGSLQPIKGALPIAIKAKEEGFKGFILPKQNVKEAAIVSDLEVYGVDNILEVIRFFDKGEPLERTVINTREEFYNNLDHLEHDFADVKGQESIKRCMEIAAAGGHNIILIGPPGAGKTMLAKRLPSILPPMTLHEALETTKIHSVVGKVKENVGLMSQRPFRSPHHTISDVALVGGGAYPQPGEISLSHNGVLFLDELPEFKRGVLEVMRQPLEDREVTISRAKFTVTYPSSFMLVASMNPSPSGFFNDPGAPMTSSPAEMQRYLGKISGPLLDRIDIHIEVTPVPFEKLSDERKGESSVEIRKRVTQARQRQTERFSQFENVHYNAQMSVKHIALFCQLDESSRQLLKTAMERLNLSARAYDRILKVSRTIADLEGKTNIEGAHISEAIQYRSLDREGWLG; from the coding sequence ATGCTGGTTAAAGTTTACGGAAGTGCCGTTTTTGGGGTTGAAGCAACCACGATTACGGTAGAAGTCAATGTGGCTACAGGAATCGGTTACAACCTTGTCGGCCTTCCTGATAATGCAATTAAAGAAAGTAGTTATCGAATAGCTGCAGCCCTTCAGAATAATACTTATAAATTTCCGGGTAAAAAGATTACTATTAATATGGCACCCGCCGATTTAAGAAAAGAAGGATCGGCATATGACCTTACTATTGCTCTGGGTATTCTTGCAGCATCAGGTCAAATTAAAGGTGACACTATTTCAGAATATATAATCATGGGAGAACTTTCCCTTGATGGCAGTCTCCAGCCTATAAAAGGTGCTTTGCCTATAGCTATTAAAGCCAAAGAAGAAGGTTTTAAAGGTTTTATACTTCCCAAACAAAATGTAAAAGAAGCGGCAATTGTAAGTGACCTGGAGGTGTATGGAGTTGACAATATCTTAGAGGTCATTAGGTTTTTTGACAAAGGGGAACCCCTGGAGCGCACGGTTATAAATACACGGGAGGAATTCTATAATAATCTGGATCACCTGGAACATGATTTTGCCGATGTAAAGGGGCAGGAGTCCATAAAACGCTGTATGGAAATAGCTGCCGCAGGTGGTCATAATATTATACTTATTGGTCCTCCCGGGGCGGGCAAAACAATGCTGGCTAAACGGCTACCGAGTATACTCCCGCCAATGACATTACACGAAGCATTGGAAACTACAAAGATCCATTCGGTCGTGGGAAAAGTGAAAGAAAATGTAGGCTTGATGTCTCAAAGGCCCTTCCGAAGTCCTCACCATACTATAAGCGACGTAGCATTAGTTGGCGGGGGTGCATATCCCCAACCGGGAGAGATCTCTCTTTCTCATAATGGGGTATTATTTCTGGATGAACTTCCTGAATTTAAAAGAGGTGTTCTAGAGGTGATGAGGCAACCATTGGAGGATAGGGAGGTGACCATTTCCAGAGCTAAATTTACTGTTACTTACCCTTCAAGCTTCATGCTGGTGGCAAGTATGAATCCCAGCCCAAGCGGATTTTTTAATGATCCCGGTGCCCCTATGACCTCTTCCCCGGCTGAAATGCAAAGATACCTGGGAAAAATTAGCGGTCCGTTATTAGATCGTATAGACATTCATATTGAGGTCACTCCCGTGCCATTTGAAAAACTTAGCGATGAGAGAAAAGGAGAGAGTAGTGTAGAGATAAGGAAAAGAGTGACACAGGCCAGGCAGAGACAGACGGAAAGGTTTAGTCAATTTGAGAATGTTCATTATAATGCTCAAATGAGCGTCAAACATATAGCTCTATTTTGCCAGTTGGATGAATCTTCACGACAATTGCTGAAGACCGCTATGGAAAGGCTGAATCTTTCTGCACGTGCTTACGATAGAATTTTAAAAGTTTCCCGCACAATTGCCGATCTTGAAGGAAAGACAAATATTGAAGGGGCACATATAAGTGAAGCAATTCAATACAGAAGTTTGGACCGCGAAGGATGGTTAGGTTAA
- a CDS encoding DUF2891 domain-containing protein, with product MKNILLALFLILLLGCKGEDRLKAEENQGTENDTVGETGISLDILANSEKVEFNLEEANKLVELPLACITTEYPNKLGQTLSGEKDLQSPKELHPSFYGCFDWHSSVHAHWSLVRLLKKFPKLEKSEQIKKKLEESLSKENIAGEIAYFQKEHNRDYERTYGWAWLLKLAEELHTWDTDLGEELSSNIKPLTNLIVERYTEFLPKLNYPIRVGEHSNTAFALSFAHDYAVATKNEEFKALIEKRANDFYLSDDDCPLVWEPSGFDFLSPCLQEIDIMRKVLPKGAFSLWIDDFMPQLKSDVFTLEPGVVSDRKDGKLVHLDGLNFSRAWVLSSLANQYSEQYSHLRNIANSHISYSFPNVVGDTYEGGHWLGSFALYALEASKTVE from the coding sequence ATGAAAAATATCCTCCTGGCCCTGTTCCTGATCTTATTATTAGGATGTAAAGGGGAAGACCGCTTAAAAGCTGAAGAAAATCAAGGAACTGAAAATGATACTGTGGGTGAAACAGGGATCTCTCTTGATATTCTTGCTAATTCAGAAAAGGTGGAATTCAATCTTGAGGAAGCAAATAAACTGGTGGAATTACCTCTTGCTTGTATTACTACAGAATACCCAAATAAATTGGGACAAACTTTAAGCGGTGAAAAGGACCTGCAATCTCCAAAAGAATTACATCCCTCTTTTTACGGGTGTTTTGACTGGCATTCTTCAGTACACGCTCATTGGTCGTTGGTGAGGTTATTGAAGAAATTTCCAAAACTGGAGAAATCTGAACAAATAAAGAAAAAGCTTGAGGAATCTTTATCCAAAGAAAACATTGCCGGAGAAATAGCTTATTTCCAAAAGGAACATAATCGTGATTATGAACGCACCTATGGCTGGGCATGGTTATTAAAACTGGCAGAAGAACTGCATACCTGGGATACTGACCTGGGAGAGGAATTATCTTCCAATATAAAACCGTTAACCAATTTGATAGTTGAGCGATATACTGAATTCCTTCCAAAACTGAATTATCCTATTAGGGTTGGGGAACATTCAAACACAGCCTTTGCCTTGAGTTTTGCTCACGATTATGCTGTTGCAACTAAGAATGAAGAATTTAAGGCATTGATTGAAAAGCGAGCCAACGATTTTTATTTATCAGATGATGACTGTCCTCTTGTATGGGAACCCAGTGGATTTGATTTTCTGTCCCCTTGCCTGCAGGAGATAGATATTATGCGAAAAGTGCTTCCAAAAGGTGCATTTTCTTTATGGATAGATGATTTCATGCCTCAACTTAAAAGCGACGTGTTTACCCTGGAACCTGGTGTAGTAAGTGACCGGAAAGATGGTAAACTTGTTCATCTTGATGGGCTTAATTTTAGCCGGGCCTGGGTTTTAAGTAGTCTTGCAAACCAATATTCTGAACAATATTCACATCTTCGAAATATTGCTAACAGTCATATTTCCTATTCTTTCCCTAATGTCGTGGGTGATACTTATGAAGGTGGACACTGGCTTGGAAGTTTTGCTTTATACGCCCTGGAAGCATCTAAAACTGTGGAGTGA
- the pxpA gene encoding 5-oxoprolinase subunit PxpA, translating into MKYIHLNCDLGEGGEQDGRLMPLISACNIASGGHAGDKETMKRTLALALEYNVQIGAHPSYPDKQNFGRKSMKTSSEELKHSLVSQIGSLKKIAESMGGKLDHVKPHGALYNEAAKDTKIATIVLESILKIDEQMSVYVPQNSVIADLAKGKIQTVTEAFADRNYEDNYQLVSRKKSNAVLTEKEKIFNHLFTMFYEGEIETINGKFLECKADTFCLHSDTQNAVEILEYLHQNFTQKNISIFKK; encoded by the coding sequence ATGAAATATATACACCTAAATTGTGACCTGGGAGAAGGAGGAGAACAGGACGGGAGGCTAATGCCACTTATTTCGGCTTGTAATATAGCTAGCGGGGGACATGCAGGAGATAAGGAAACGATGAAGAGAACATTAGCCCTGGCGCTGGAATATAATGTTCAAATAGGTGCACATCCTTCTTATCCCGATAAACAAAACTTCGGAAGGAAAAGCATGAAGACTTCTTCGGAAGAATTAAAGCATTCTTTGGTAAGCCAAATCGGGTCACTGAAGAAAATAGCTGAATCGATGGGAGGAAAACTGGATCATGTGAAACCTCATGGGGCACTTTATAACGAGGCGGCAAAGGATACAAAAATTGCCACTATTGTTCTGGAATCTATTCTGAAAATTGATGAACAAATGTCTGTTTATGTGCCTCAAAATTCTGTCATTGCAGACCTTGCAAAAGGGAAAATTCAAACAGTAACTGAAGCTTTTGCAGACCGAAATTATGAGGATAACTATCAGCTAGTTTCCAGGAAAAAATCCAATGCAGTTTTAACTGAAAAAGAAAAGATTTTTAATCATCTTTTTACAATGTTTTATGAGGGGGAAATCGAGACTATAAATGGAAAATTTTTAGAGTGTAAAGCTGATACTTTTTGTCTTCATAGCGACACTCAAAATGCAGTAGAAATTCTGGAGTATCTGCATCAAAATTTCACTCAAAAAAATATCAGTATCTTTAAAAAATGA
- the pxpB gene encoding 5-oxoprolinase subunit PxpB, which translates to MSLEFSDIKPMGERAILIEFEPEINQNTLEKVLLAREIINSKKLKQKVEVITAYNSLLINYKSPIEDIYREVLEVKMLLRGAKIGKNEQRLLFHIPVCYDADFGWDLDQISGEKELSFEEVVQLHSKPIYTVYFIGFLPGFLYLGGLPEILNFPRKNEPRMEVPKGAVGIGGNQTGIYPKKSPGGWQIIGNSPVDLFNKNTTPPCQISAGDKVKFYPVSKTDYFTIKDEVESGNYQLENEKFHD; encoded by the coding sequence ATGAGCTTGGAATTCAGTGACATAAAACCCATGGGGGAGAGGGCTATTTTAATTGAATTTGAACCGGAAATCAATCAAAATACTCTTGAAAAAGTTCTACTGGCGCGAGAAATTATTAATTCTAAAAAGCTTAAACAAAAAGTTGAAGTAATAACTGCATATAACTCGTTGTTAATAAATTATAAGTCACCTATAGAAGATATCTATAGAGAGGTTTTGGAGGTAAAAATGCTTTTGCGTGGGGCTAAAATAGGAAAAAATGAACAAAGACTACTATTCCATATTCCGGTGTGTTACGATGCGGATTTTGGATGGGATCTTGATCAAATTTCCGGGGAAAAAGAATTGTCTTTTGAAGAAGTAGTTCAGCTTCATTCCAAACCAATTTATACAGTATACTTTATAGGATTCTTACCTGGTTTTTTATACCTGGGGGGCCTTCCTGAAATATTAAATTTTCCACGGAAAAATGAACCCCGTATGGAGGTGCCAAAAGGTGCTGTTGGAATAGGTGGAAATCAAACCGGAATTTATCCAAAAAAGAGTCCCGGCGGCTGGCAAATTATAGGCAATTCTCCCGTCGATCTTTTCAATAAAAACACAACTCCTCCCTGCCAGATTTCAGCCGGAGACAAGGTGAAATTTTATCCTGTTTCAAAGACCGATTATTTTACAATAAAGGATGAAGTAGAGTCTGGAAATTATCAGCTAGAAAATGAAAAGTTCCATGACTGA